The window CACTGAAGTCCCACTTCACTGCAAAGTCTCCATCCCACACCAAAGCTTCTATTTTTCCTTTAGCTGACTTTAACTCTCTACCACGCCAGCTACCTTCCTTTGCTTAACAAAAACTCTCCTATCTTTCTTCATCTTCGTACATAGTCTTTCTTGTATCTATCACTAGATTCATTATACAATTGAAAAACACCAAAGCCAACATTGGGAGTGATTGGTTGGGATTTATCTCTttactttagctttatttacttttaaatcactaaattttaccaaACATGTTGtagctttatttttaatagttaaaacCTAAATCAAGTTTCTATAAacttttaccaatcatgctttggctttatttttaaagctacaacaaaaaaactaaatcaaaaacttttttaatgtattttaggtAAAACCTAAAGCTCTCTTTTATAGACTGTAGATCtgtgaaataaaaaaactatctataaaatcaaataaattagataatcataattaaaaacatctataaatatttaattcaattttgagtgttgtaaaaattattgaaatattttaaataaaatatatatatcacattttaaataacaataaactttgagaatatataaaaaatattaatatacattatttaattgataaaaaataattattttatatatacatcacatattttattttaaaatatgtacagCATATAATTTAcagctacaacaaatttaactacatCAAAAATCTATGAAAAAAATCTACAGTAACAACTTTACAACTACAACCAATTTACCTACAACTAAACTCTtacatttaaatttttagagtcacagtccaaccaatcacccctaATATTATATTAGTTCATCCATAGTGGATAGTACCTCAATGAGTCTCTGTAGAATAAAGTAATAAAGCAAATACAAATAGGAGAAAAGTTGGAGAATTGGTCATGTACGTATTTCTGCAAAGAGACTCGGCAACAACGTTAAGAGTCTTTTTATGACAAGTGTCATTGTAttatttaatctaatttttatagattaaatttaattataatgtAACTATATATCATTATTATATTTGTTAGAAACTATGGAGCTGTAGCCAATGCTGGTGCTATTACAACAATGTGTTTTCGactttataattatattttatattgttaatttcattttttgtgGGTACTTCATAGGTTAGTCAATAAATCATAAGTATTCTGTACATGCCCCAATATCTGACCGTGTACCGGTCATTTAAATTGCCAAGTAAGGTTTATAGATCAACCTACTAATATAATCGAGAGAGATTTGGTTTACATAGCGcgcataatttgttttttgaaaatagtagatttattaattattagcTAGTTTTTAGTAAAGGTAGTTGTAAGTAAAGGTGGTTGCAATAATGGAAGAGAGGCAAATAAGTAATGAAGGAAGTAAAGTGACATTCAAGAGCCACCTCTCCGGTAAAAATCCTGAAACCGTTATGGTCCCATCTGCTATGACTCGAGCAAGCGTACCAGCCTCTGTCGACAATAAACCTCCATTAAATGTTCCTCTAGACAGCCTTGAAGACATTACCCTCGACAGGAGTGATAAATTCACGCCCTCAAGCACTTCCGCAGATACAAAAGTGATTAAAGCAGATGCAACATACTGAGGAACAGAATAAGGCACAATGATGTGGAAGCTGAGAAGTATGCCAATGCACAACATAATCTCTGATGCAAGAAGAATCTTTCTGCAAAAATAAACATGGATATAAAATAAATTCGTGTTTGCAATTTGAAACATTATGTATGACCTGAAATCAGGTTTCTAGATTGTAGAGTAATTCTACCTTTCTTCAAACTTGTTGCTCAAGTAGTGCCCAACTATAACGTTAACTGGAAGCACCGTCAGACCGAGACAGGCGAGAAAGATTGCAACTGCACTTGTTTGCCACACAAAGTAATATGTAGTAATGACACTGCTTTCAGCTAGCAGGATCTCCATCGCATATTTGAGCATGAAGTAAACAAATAGTTGAACCTGCAGTTACACCATTAATTGTTGTTCAACATCACTACTAACTACTggttattttccaaaaaaaaataaaatcttattgtATATACCTTTACGGAAGGTGAAAGCAACTGGTATGCTGAGATGATTGAAGTTACTGGCTTTTGGTCTTCCTTCGGTCCGTCTTCGTCACAACTCTCTTCTTCATAAGctgtttttgttttacatttcacGAGGAAAGGCGCCATGAGATTTTCCTCCAAAGTACAGAAACTTGAAGGTCCTGCATTTGTACTTTAGTTCTTATAGGATTGATGGCGGAATAACATTTATGGAAAATTCTGACTACCTTCTGGTGACAAAACATTCTCTTTGATTTCTCTCTCAGGTTCCTTAAAGTATATCAATAACAAGAGCAAGAAGACCAGCCACGCCAAAGCCATGAACCAGCCCGGTAATGTAGCCTCGTTGAATGTTAGATTGCATATCTTGAAGTGAGTTTGAAATAAGCAAGCAAGGGCTGGACCACATGCCATTCCTAGTGCACTTGCACTAACAAAGCCAGCAGAAGCCTTCATTCTAAGCTTAAGTGGCACACAGTCACTTATATAACGCATATTTATGACCCTTGCAGAGCCTAGCCTGAGGTAAAGCATCTCACACATACAAATAAGTTACTTGGTAAACAATGCCAAAAGACAAAACAAGCAACGTCCatgtatatctaatttttagatatatagGCAGAGTTATTACCAGTGAAATACCTCATTTTCTTTATGATTGATTGAAACTTACCCACATAATAGGCGGCCGAGCAGAAGAACCACAATAGATTTCATATCATAGGCTAAGGCGTAAAGTATGTTCCCAGCGAGAAGAACGATGCTGCTAAACAATAGCGGCTTAAGATAAGATCTGTTTGACCATGAACTGAAATAAACTGATGAAAACAATTGAGCAACCGCCATGGAACCAATCACTACACCGCAAACAGTGGCAGCAGCTCCAAGGCTGATGGAGTAACTATCTGCCGTAGGGACGACTATGTAGGTGTTGACCATATACAGGAATGCGTTCACCAAGTTCAGGAGAAGGGACACAAAATGAAACTTCTCCTCAGAAACCGGATCCTCGAGGGAAGGTGAGTCTTCTAATATGATAAACGCATGTTTCCCTAAAAAATCCAAAAAGCTTGTAGAGTTTGATAGCCTTTTAACAGCTGCATTAATAG is drawn from Brassica rapa cultivar Chiifu-401-42 chromosome A05, CAAS_Brap_v3.01, whole genome shotgun sequence and contains these coding sequences:
- the LOC103868832 gene encoding LOW QUALITY PROTEIN: SPX domain-containing membrane protein At4g22990 (The sequence of the model RefSeq protein was modified relative to this genomic sequence to represent the inferred CDS: substituted 2 bases at 2 genomic stop codons), whose product is MLLCFCRKLSQSPFKTSNMVTFGKRLKESQIQEWKGYYMDYKFMKKKVNQFKQQIDTGTQDHTYVLKGFSRILDDQIEKVVLFLLQQQGLLGQRLSSLGEQRNAVSQEEESFKICDLEQGYRQVGQDLLRLLCFLEMNAIGIRKILKKIDKHFGYKFTDYYVKTRSNHPYSQLQQVLKQVGIGAVAGSVSYNLAELQDHQGVYISIYDRSVSPNHDSMVDSINAAVKRLSNSTSFLDFLGKHAFIILEDSPSLEDPVSEEKFHFVSLLLNLVNAFLYMVNTYIVVPTADSYSISLGAAATVCGVVIGSMAVAQLFSSVYFSSWSNRSYLKPLLFSSIVLLAGNILYALAYDMKSIVVLLLGRLLCGLGSARVINMRYISDCVPLKLRMKASAGFVSASALGMACGPALACLFQTHFKICNLTFNEATLPGWFMALAWLVFLLLLLIYFKEPEREIKENVLSPEGSQNFPXMLFRHQSYKNXSTNAGPSSFCTLEENLMAPFLVKCKTKTAYEEESCDEDGPKEDQKPVTSIISAYQLLSPSVKVQLFVYFMLKYAMEILLAESSVITTYYFVWQTSAVAIFLACLGLTVLPVNVIVGHYLSNKFEERKILLASEIMLCIGILLSFHIIVPYSVPQYVASALITFVSAEVLEGVNLSLLSRVMSSRLSRGTFNGGLLSTEAGTLARVIADGTITVSGFLPERWLLNVTLLPSLLICLSSIIATTFTYNYLY